CCGCGCTCTCGAGACAGGCCTTTTTCAGAAAATggttttcccttttctctgttGTCTTTTGCTTGTCGGTcatttttgtgtgtgtgtgtgtcttttaTATAAGTGTGCTCTCCTCTGACTCTTGGGCGCTCgtgcctctctgtgtgccttTCTTTCTTGTTGCTCGTGAGACTCGTTgcgcccctctcgctctcgctcgcgcTCTGTGCGATGCGGaggcgtgtatgtgcgtcgCCCCTTCGCTTTGCCAAGAAAGCGCCCATCAGGGTGATATCGCTGCTACGCTAGTTGCGCGCACTGATTTTATGGGCCGTGATGGGCAGGAGGCGCCGTGTCTGTTGCTCTCGAAGCcttctcctcgcctcctACATGGCGAACAAAAGTGTCCAGAGTCTGAGAAAGGCCGAAGAAAGCGTCGATGAACGCTTGTGGGTGGTGCTGATTGGTGGTGAGGTGAGCCATGAttggtgggggagggggctgagGTTGGGTGAGCCCACGGTCAGCGCCGTGCCGTTGCCACCCGCCCCTCTACCTGCCATGCCGATACGTTTTGTCTTGTGTGTCTGCTGCAGGACACCGACTCCTCGCTTCCTTATTTTTTAAGCCGTGCtccatgtgcgtgtgtgtgtgtgttgctgcGGAGTTTCTGCGAGTGTGATTACTGGCCCCTCTGATTTCTATCTCTTTCTTTACTTCGCTGTGTACGAGAACAGACGGCCACAACATGGGCGAACGTCACGTGTCTGCGAGGGAAAGGGGCATCATGAACCGCTGCCAGCCATTGGAGACGGAGGAGCCGAGAAGGAGAGTGCACGCGAGAGGATAGAGGCTACCCGCTCTGATGGGCACAGCCGCACTCTAACATACACCCTTGTTGCAGCTCTCGTGACGAAGAAGGTAGCAACACAGGGACTGGCACGCCCAAACTGCACACATCGCTAGGTTGCACTTCCAGGTTGGGAAGTCTGTCGAAAACCTGCGCTCTCTCaatgcttgtgtgcgtgcttgcagTTGTGCGCGCAGGCGTGCCTGCATGTGCgagtgtgcgcatgtgctcGCCTACAACGCACGACCGCAAAATAAAGGAGCGCTTGCCCTCTCccagccgcagccgtcgccgctggcgccgcagtGCCGCACCTCGTCCTTGCCGGCGACTCAACTTCGACTTTCTCCATCCTGTCCTCacccgtttttttttttccgctgctgctgctcaatGTCGTGGCGGATGCGcacacccccacacacccgcCAATCtgtcccctcctcccccctcgaATGCAACCATCTTCGCGCAGAGGGCGGCGTTCCTCTTTGACGCGAGTGGAGCTCCCGTACGTACGGAAGAGGCGAAAAAGTAATACAAGCAAACAAAGGACGTTCAGGTCCGCACATCACTCGCAGTCAGGGAGACGCGAAAACAAAacgctgcacgcgcacgcaacgCTCAAGACGGAGGAGCGGAGATGAGCATTgaggtgcacgtgcgcgttcGCCCGTCCGTGGCGAACGTTGTATGGTCCAGTGCCGAAACAGTGCTTTACAGCACGGCCAACCCCAACACCCGGTACGTTTACAACAAGGTGTACCCGAGCAACAGCACGAATGAGTCCATCTTCCATGGCATGGAGGCGGTTGTGCATGCGGCGTTCGATGGCAAGAACGTCACCATTATGGCGTACGGTCAGACTGGCAGTGGCAAGACGCATAGCATGATCGGCGTAGATCACGATCCTGGCATGGTGCCACGGGCAGCGAAATTGCTGTTAGAGTTGAAGCGAACCACTCCTGGTGCGAAGATACAGGCATTCTACACGGAGATCTACAACGAGTCCGTCAAGGATCTTCTAGAGCCCCAGAGAGGCGAGCTTGCGCTGCACGACGCCCCTGACGGTGGCGTCTTCTTTGAGAAGAAGATGATCGACGTGGAAACTTTTGACGACTTTAtacagctgcaggcggcagcggagcggaACCGCAAGTACGGCGTCACCAATCTGAACGAGCACAGTAGCCGCTCGCACGTCATCCTCACCTTCGAAATACATCGGCGCAATCGGGTTGGCAAGAGCGTCATCAACTTGGTCGACCTAGCTGGCTCCGAGTCGGCGTCACGCGCGAACACGGAGGGCATTTCTCTTCGCGAGGGCGGCTACATCAACCGCAGCCTTCTAACTCTGGGCAACGTGGTGGACGCCATCGTCGAGAGGCGACCCTATGTCCCATACAGAGACGCCAAGCTGACGCGCCTCCTTCGCACGTGCCTGGGCGGCTCCGGTATCACGCTCATACTCTGCTGCGTGAACCCCTCCCGCGAGAACTTTGATCAAACCGTCGCGACGCTCCGCTTCACGCAGCGCGCGATGAAGATCAAGAACGACCCTGTCGTCGTCCTTAATATGCCGCCACTTTTCACGCATCAGTATAGTGACGGTGCACGGCAGCTCATTGAGGGCCTGCAGgagtcggcggaggcggagtaCCAGCGTGGGCTGCGCGACAGCTTTCTCTACTGCGGCACCACGGTTGCCTCGGTCGTCAGCAACTACCAGACGCAGGTGTCCGACTGCTTGCACTCGCTGGCGACCGCGCAACGCCTGCTCGTGGCGCATGACCACGCCATGGCCATCGACCATATTGGGCGACTGTATAACCAGCAGAACGACttggtgcggcagcggatcAGCAACCAGGAGCTGGCCGAGAACGagaggaagcggcagcgcgacgtGGCGTCCGAGATCGAGTCCCGAAAGGACAAGATAGCGAaactggaggaggagctcagGACCAAGGTCTCATCACTCGACACGAATTTGGCGGGGTGGGAGTATCAGCTCTACGAGGCgcggcagaagcagcggagTGAGATGGACGTGCTGCTTCAGCTAGAGCTGGCGCGTCGTGCACGCATCCAGTACGAGTGGGTTGTGTGCTTGGAGCGCATTGCGTCGCGCAGTGTTCCCGTCATTCAAGCTGGGCtctcggcgctgcaggcaaAGCTAGTCGaaagcgccagcggcggcagcggcgctgcagagcatcAGCAATACCGCCATCACCTACATACCATCCTGCCGTTGCAGGATGGCGATGCTGGGAGCCGCACGCTGCATGTGAAGGAACTGCGGGCAGCCCTGATGAAGGCTCGCGATGAATTGGATGACCTGAAGACGGCACACGAAATGGTGAAGGATGACAtcgaggaggcgaggaggcagcagcagcagcaagacaGCAAACGCGGCTCCGCTTCCGTATCACCGCAACCGCGCCCGAACGTGTCTGACCTCTCAGAGGAGGATCTTGTCGAGTACTACCGCGGCGTTACTGACAGCGAGGTTGAGGAACGCATTCACCGTCTGGAGCGTGAGGAAAAGGCGCTGATGGCGCAGGCACGGCGTGGCGTTCGCCGCGAGAGtctgcggcgcgtgcgcgagagCCTTCGCGTATCGCGTGGCAGTCGTGGAGGCAGTAGCCGCTCTCCGCagagtggcggcggcggcgtcactaTCACTCGTCTGGCCGAAACCGCCGGCGCAGGACCCGGCTCGAACGCGTCACAGCATTTCGGACGCAGTGTAGCTGATGAGGAGGCGCGCGCCGGTTTTCTCCAGACGGAGGCGACTGCGCAGGTGGAGGCGCGGGGCAGGCGAAGCTCGGCCAGCTACGCGGACGGCGTGAAGAACGCGCTTTCCATCTTAGACAGCCTCAAAGCACAGCTCCAGCGTAGGGGCGGCAACAACCATGCTGCGCCCACGGTAGCATCTACAAGCCGCCATCAGCAGTCGcagtcgcagcggcagcaggggcCTGCCCGCCTGCGTAACTATCGTAGCGTAAGCAGCAGTAGCGAGACGCGTCGACGGCAGGGCCGCAAAGGGGTtgaggagacggcggtgtACTACGACCCCCAAGAGGGAAATGTAGGAGAGGAGCATCAGTGCGCCGCTCCCCGCTCTGCCGCAGAGGCTGCTGCacaccggcgccaccacgccACTGTGTCCGACAGCGCCGACGACACGGAAAACATGTCACTGGCAGAACTGTATCAGGCATCGATGGGGAAGGAGAATTGGAGTCGGCCCAAgccctctgctgctgccgccgtgtcTTCTCGCGCGGCGCACAAGTACGCCGCGGTCGCGGAGGACGATGCGGCATTCGACGCGGATGAGGAGGCAGATGAGGGAAAGGAGGATGGGCGGCCGGTATCGCATCAGCTCACCTCGTCCCCACCGATCGAGATTGCGGCACGACGCAAAATGAAGCGGCAGAACTCCCGCCCGGCGGTGGAGCGGGCCCTTTACGCGTTGAACTCAAACTCTCACTCAACGTCCCCCTCGTGAGAGCGTCGTCGCTGTTGGCGACATGGGTGACGCTCGTGTAGCCCGCGCTTGGGGTGGCACCTGCCGAGAGGAAGCTGCGCTTTTTCTTGCCTCTCTTACGGTTCGTTGCCATGCGTGTCTTGAGGGGAGTTGTGTGAGCTACTCTTGCATTACAGGCATGCAGACTTGCGCGTAGACACTCTCTCTACCGATGCCATTCACACCATCTCCCTTGACGTGTGCCTTCGTTTAAGGTCTTGCCCTTTTAGTGGACCCGCTGTGCTGGGGAACACGAGGCCgctgcagtggtggtggccggcCACATGTGGCGAATCGCTGCGAGGCGCACCCagcaggggtggggagagcgAAACAAACGACGAGCAAAACGGTATGATCATGGATGCAGCTTTCCATGGGCGTGCGCGCTCTTCTGGGTTTCGTTTCTCATCCGCCGTCACTGGCAtctcctcgccctcttcgtCTTTTTCTCTACAAATTCATCCCCATCTCTTTTTTGGTGTGTTGCTGTTCGCTCTCGCCCTGTGCGCCcgtgtgccgctgtgcgTTCATAGATGCTCATCTTCTTTGTCGtttgttttcgtttgttTCGTCGCCCTGACCAGGGCATACGCGGCGCACCGAGGGACGGATGTGGAGGATGCCGAAGTCTCACTTATTTTttcctgccccccccccccc
This genomic stretch from Leishmania infantum JPCM5 genome chromosome 33 harbors:
- a CDS encoding putative kinesin codes for the protein MSIEVHVRVRPSVANVVWSSAETVLYSTANPNTRYVYNKVYPSNSTNESIFHGMEAVVHAAFDGKNVTIMAYGQTGSGKTHSMIGVDHDPGMVPRAAKLLLELKRTTPGAKIQAFYTEIYNESVKDLLEPQRGELALHDAPDGGVFFEKKMIDVETFDDFIQLQAAAERNRKYGVTNLNEHSSRSHVILTFEIHRRNRVGKSVINLVDLAGSESASRANTEGISLREGGYINRSLLTLGNVVDAIVERRPYVPYRDAKLTRLLRTCLGGSGITLILCCVNPSRENFDQTVATLRFTQRAMKIKNDPVVVLNMPPLFTHQYSDGARQLIEGLQESAEAEYQRGLRDSFLYCGTTVASVVSNYQTQVSDCLHSLATAQRLLVAHDHAMAIDHIGRLYNQQNDLVRQRISNQELAENERKRQRDVASEIESRKDKIAKLEEELRTKVSSLDTNLAGWEYQLYEARQKQRSEMDVLLQLELARRARIQYEWVVCLERIASRSVPVIQAGLSALQAKLVESASGGSGAAEHQQYRHHLHTILPLQDGDAGSRTLHVKELRAALMKARDELDDLKTAHEMVKDDIEEARRQQQQQDSKRGSASVSPQPRPNVSDLSEEDLVEYYRGVTDSEVEERIHRLEREEKALMAQARRGVRRESLRRVRESLRVSRGSRGGSSRSPQSGGGGVTITRLAETAGAGPGSNASQHFGRSVADEEARAGFLQTEATAQVEARGRRSSASYADGVKNALSILDSLKAQLQRRGGNNHAAPTVASTSRHQQSQSQRQQGPARLRNYRSVSSSSETRRRQGRKGVEETAVYYDPQEGNVGEEHQCAAPRSAAEAAAHRRHHATVSDSADDTENMSLAELYQASMGKENWSRPKPSAAAAVSSRAAHKYAAVAEDDAAFDADEEADEGKEDGRPVSHQLTSSPPIEIAARRKMKRQNSRPAVERALYALNSNSHSTSPS